From the Accumulibacter sp. genome, one window contains:
- a CDS encoding phospholipase D-like domain-containing protein, with amino-acid sequence MHRSLIVLPEDTGQPIVDAINAARRSIRIKMFLFSDPSLLAAVIAAQQRGVRVRVMLNPARRSGEAENKSSRKMLEEGGVEVADSNPAFDITHEKSLVVDEETAFVHSLNWETKNLTVTRDYAVVTSHRHEVDEIVQCFDADWSRERFDPGEESHLIWCNINGRNRIARFIDAASESLFLQNERYQDEVIIERLVRATRRGVKLHVLARPMHFLKAGKLVEGVEGLRILEDLGAKVHRLKGLKLHAKMMLADGKRAIIGSINLAPGSFDSRRELAIDVHDEAVVKRLGEVVTRDWHNSRPLDLSDEGLLADLAEDEPDVAEMLALEVPHAGGGEHHRRSGDSTPDAHAEHNGHGHEGHRHHAT; translated from the coding sequence ATGCATCGTTCGCTCATCGTCCTGCCCGAGGATACGGGCCAACCGATCGTCGACGCGATCAACGCGGCTCGGCGCTCGATTCGGATCAAGATGTTCCTCTTCTCCGACCCCTCGCTGCTGGCGGCGGTGATCGCGGCGCAGCAGCGTGGGGTCAGGGTGCGGGTGATGCTGAACCCCGCGCGCCGCAGTGGTGAAGCGGAGAACAAGTCGAGCCGCAAGATGCTTGAGGAGGGCGGCGTCGAGGTCGCTGACAGCAATCCCGCCTTTGACATTACGCACGAGAAATCCCTCGTCGTCGACGAAGAGACGGCCTTCGTGCACTCGCTCAACTGGGAAACGAAGAACCTCACCGTGACACGCGATTACGCGGTCGTCACGTCGCACCGGCACGAGGTGGATGAGATCGTCCAGTGCTTCGATGCCGACTGGTCGCGCGAGAGATTCGATCCGGGCGAAGAGTCGCACCTGATCTGGTGCAACATCAACGGTCGCAATCGCATCGCGCGTTTCATCGACGCCGCCAGCGAATCGCTCTTCCTGCAGAACGAGCGCTATCAGGACGAGGTGATCATCGAACGGCTGGTGCGCGCCACCCGCCGCGGCGTCAAACTGCACGTGCTGGCGCGGCCGATGCATTTCCTCAAGGCCGGCAAGCTGGTCGAAGGTGTCGAGGGATTGCGCATCCTCGAAGATCTGGGTGCCAAGGTGCACCGTCTCAAGGGACTCAAGCTGCATGCGAAGATGATGCTCGCCGACGGCAAGCGGGCGATCATCGGCTCGATCAACCTGGCACCGGGCAGCTTCGACAGCCGCCGCGAACTCGCCATCGATGTGCACGACGAGGCGGTGGTGAAGCGCCTCGGGGAGGTGGTCACCCGGGACTGGCACAATTCCCGGCCGCTGGATCTGTCGGACGAGGGCTTGCTCGCGGATCTCGCCGAGGACGAGCCGGACGTGGCGGAAATGCTCGCCCTGGAAGTTCCGCACGCCGGTGGTGGCGAGCATCACCGGCGCAGCGGTGACAGTACACCGGACGCGCACGCCGAGCACAACGGGCACGGGCATGAGGGACACAGGCATCATGCGACTTAG
- a CDS encoding DUF1269 domain-containing protein — protein MSNLIVVAYDDQFRAEEVRTKLRKLQQDYLIDLEDAVVAVKDEKGKVKLHQMYNLTASGALSGGFWGTLIGLIFMNPLLGLAVGAGAGAVGGALTDVGINNDFMKDLAATFGNGSSVLFVLVRKATPDKVLEELQGTGGKVIKTSLTHEEEAKLQAVLDKVQTPAAGEG, from the coding sequence ATGAGCAATCTGATCGTAGTCGCTTACGACGACCAGTTCCGGGCAGAGGAAGTCCGCACCAAGCTGCGCAAGTTGCAGCAGGACTACCTGATCGACCTCGAGGACGCCGTCGTCGCAGTGAAGGATGAGAAGGGCAAGGTCAAGCTGCACCAGATGTACAACCTGACGGCGAGCGGCGCTCTCAGCGGCGGCTTCTGGGGAACGTTGATCGGCCTCATCTTCATGAATCCGTTGCTCGGCCTGGCGGTTGGCGCAGGAGCCGGTGCCGTCGGTGGAGCACTGACCGACGTCGGGATCAACAACGATTTCATGAAGGATCTGGCAGCAACCTTCGGCAACGGCAGTTCGGTGCTCTTCGTGCTCGTCCGCAAGGCGACTCCGGACAAGGTGCTGGAAGAACTGCAGGGCACGGGCGGCAAGGTCATCAAGACTTCATTGACGCACGAGGAGGAAGCGAAACTGCAGGCCGTCCTGGACAAGGTGCAGACGCCGGCCGCTGGCGAGGGCTGA
- a CDS encoding sensor histidine kinase, producing MRRFWWLRRCVSTCIERFGTTEASCDGVERRSTIEPAASTQHQASGSRASRHQPRAAAARRPGHDLRAPLANAVSEIANGDGVDAGRLLTQLWRALDMAQAFLWLARAEALNARKMQPLDLAFLLHQATDEMYALARQSVLSWRREIPDEPRWVVGDFEAVVRTAINLLDNALRHAAAGGEVGIGVQRLGVGRLRFWVDNDGVAPSEEQRERMFKRFSRADATRQGAGAALALYFVRTVAKPMAVSRGSTMSPVASNSGSSCRLPSIQRPKQKGCNRKCD from the coding sequence GTGAGGCGCTTTTGGTGGCTACGCCGGTGCGTTTCTACGTGCATCGAGCGTTTCGGCACAACTGAAGCGAGCTGCGATGGTGTCGAGCGCAGGAGCACGATCGAGCCGGCGGCGTCCACACAGCATCAAGCAAGCGGGTCCAGGGCATCGCGTCATCAGCCGCGAGCGGCGGCGGCTCGTCGTCCGGGGCATGACCTGCGCGCGCCGCTGGCAAACGCAGTCAGCGAGATCGCCAACGGCGATGGTGTCGACGCCGGGCGCCTGCTGACACAGTTGTGGCGCGCGCTCGACATGGCGCAGGCCTTTCTCTGGCTCGCCCGAGCCGAGGCGCTCAATGCACGGAAGATGCAGCCTCTTGATCTCGCCTTCCTGCTGCACCAGGCGACCGACGAGATGTATGCGCTGGCCCGGCAAAGCGTGCTGAGCTGGCGGCGAGAGATTCCGGACGAGCCCCGGTGGGTCGTCGGTGACTTCGAGGCGGTCGTGCGTACCGCCATCAACCTGCTCGACAACGCATTGCGGCACGCTGCGGCCGGCGGCGAAGTCGGCATCGGAGTGCAGCGGCTGGGCGTGGGCAGGCTCCGCTTCTGGGTCGACAATGACGGTGTTGCGCCGAGTGAAGAGCAGCGCGAGCGGATGTTCAAACGCTTCAGCCGTGCCGACGCGACGCGGCAGGGCGCCGGCGCCGCCCTCGCGCTGTACTTTGTGCGCACGGTGGCGAAACCAATGGCGGTGTCGCGGGGGTCGACCATGTCGCCGGTCGCATCCAATTCCGGGTCGAGCTGCCGGCTGCCATCGATCCAGCGCCCGAAGCAGAAGGGGTGCAATCGGAAGTGCGACTGA
- a CDS encoding ISKra4 family transposase, whose product MVCRGCSEPLQRAIVDFGADAPAARIPQKLKEHYGIEVSASTCWPIVLRHAATIDERPKAAAKIPARDGVEQLIGEIDGSMIPVVETAESDDQSAKVDRRKTRRVGWREARLSLVHAPGSVTPVFGATVGPPDQVGETLLRTAVQAGLGRKTKVHAVSDGAAWIADQVSEQFGLQGHFLVDFYHVCDYLTAAGDTIAGTAARAWLETQKDRLKQNRLQDVVEELQRFVEDDTVPDANAPVRAAHRYLTNRPGQFNYQDALVAGLPIGSGEIESAHRYVIQDRLKRAGAWWKLKNAKHMLALRVCRANQEWDRYWQSRRQQAA is encoded by the coding sequence GTGGTCTGCCGGGGCTGCTCGGAGCCGCTGCAGCGAGCGATCGTTGATTTCGGGGCGGACGCGCCCGCGGCGCGCATTCCGCAGAAGCTGAAAGAGCACTACGGTATCGAGGTGTCCGCCAGTACGTGCTGGCCGATCGTCTTGCGGCATGCCGCGACGATCGACGAGCGCCCGAAAGCGGCGGCAAAAATCCCGGCACGAGACGGCGTAGAGCAGTTGATCGGCGAGATCGATGGGAGCATGATTCCCGTCGTGGAGACGGCCGAATCGGACGACCAGAGCGCGAAAGTGGACCGCCGCAAGACCCGCCGGGTGGGCTGGAGGGAAGCGCGTTTGAGTCTGGTCCATGCGCCGGGCTCCGTCACCCCGGTGTTCGGCGCCACCGTGGGCCCGCCCGACCAGGTCGGAGAGACGCTGTTGCGCACGGCGGTTCAGGCCGGACTGGGGCGTAAGACCAAGGTCCATGCGGTCAGCGACGGCGCCGCATGGATTGCGGATCAGGTGAGTGAGCAATTCGGACTGCAAGGCCACTTTCTCGTCGATTTCTACCATGTCTGTGACTACCTGACGGCCGCAGGGGACACGATCGCCGGCACGGCGGCGAGGGCTTGGCTGGAAACGCAGAAGGATCGGCTGAAACAGAACCGCCTCCAGGACGTCGTCGAGGAACTGCAGCGATTCGTCGAGGACGACACCGTTCCCGATGCCAACGCCCCGGTGCGCGCGGCGCATCGCTATCTCACCAATCGCCCGGGGCAGTTCAACTATCAAGACGCGCTCGTGGCCGGGCTGCCAATAGGGTCCGGCGAAATCGAAAGCGCACACCGTTACGTCATCCAGGACCGTCTCAAGCGGGCCGGCGCTTGGTGGAAACTGAAAAACGCCAAGCACATGCTGGCGCTGCGTGTCTGCCGTGCCAACCAGGAGTGGGACCGCTATTGGCAGTCCAGACGTCAACAGGCCGCCTGA
- a CDS encoding metallophosphoesterase, whose translation MRIVQLSDLHLSSQPLYGVVDTLSALDMALQRLTAGPALDLLLLSGDLTSGGRSEEYALLRSRIAALPFPSALLPGNHDDRDNLRAAFCEQAWTPPPLCCQRIDLDGGTLLLLDCIVPGEEWGEVAAPQIDWLESACPRRRPVLLALHHPPFSVGIEGMDRIRCRGEASLAAWLARHDEVEALLCGHVHRFVSTTFAGRPAIVAPSPAHQIALQDGPLAYTLEPGACLLHDWVPGQRLCSHYLPVAVSPTQCYSDG comes from the coding sequence ATGCGCATCGTCCAGCTCTCCGATCTCCACTTGAGCAGCCAGCCGCTGTACGGCGTGGTCGATACGCTGAGCGCTCTCGATATGGCGTTGCAGCGTCTGACCGCGGGGCCGGCACTTGATCTGTTGCTGCTCAGCGGCGATCTGACGAGTGGGGGGCGTAGCGAGGAGTACGCCTTGCTCCGTTCGCGGATCGCCGCGCTACCGTTTCCCAGCGCACTGCTGCCTGGCAACCATGACGATCGCGACAACCTGCGCGCAGCGTTCTGCGAGCAGGCCTGGACGCCGCCGCCGCTGTGCTGCCAGCGGATCGACCTCGACGGCGGCACCCTGCTGCTGCTCGACTGCATCGTCCCGGGTGAGGAATGGGGTGAGGTGGCGGCGCCACAGATCGACTGGCTGGAAAGTGCGTGCCCGCGGCGTCGGCCTGTGCTGCTGGCACTGCACCATCCTCCCTTCAGCGTCGGCATCGAGGGAATGGACCGGATTCGCTGTCGCGGCGAGGCGTCGCTGGCGGCCTGGCTGGCACGGCACGATGAGGTCGAGGCACTGCTGTGCGGGCACGTCCATCGTTTCGTCAGCACCACTTTTGCTGGCCGGCCGGCGATCGTCGCGCCGTCGCCGGCGCACCAGATCGCCCTGCAGGATGGGCCATTGGCCTATACGCTCGAGCCCGGTGCTTGTCTGCTGCACGACTGGGTGCCTGGCCAGCGGCTGTGCAGCCACTACCTGCCGGTGGCGGTGAGCCCAACGCAGTGCTATAGCGACGGCTAG
- a CDS encoding glutamate-cysteine ligase family protein: MGKEVAGNGCTADDFARFRRRLGEETRHAHTAYFRGAFANDALVAGFELEAWLIGQDLLPVPRNVSFLARLDNPLVVPELSRFNVEINGTPQPLHGSALSRLESELVATWEQCQRVAAADESALLAIGTLPTLREEDLSLSNMSPARRYEVLNEQILRLRGGSPLSLNITGIDTLSTIHSDVMLEAATTSFQVHLQVPAGEAARAYNASLILAAPLVALAANSPFLFERALWHETRVPLFEQAVDCCDPGCPQHMRVTFGSGYLIADPTACFAENLASYAVLLPFEIAGPVESYAHLRLHNGTIWRWNRMLIGFDDRGQPHLRIEQRVMPAGPSIVDMIANAAFYYGTVLMLMRQPLAPEAQISFAQARENFYRAARYGLDAQLLWLGSQRVSAGELLEQQLLPLARAGLERLDLSTADVARYMEVIAGRLRSRRNGAAWQLAHHARHHDFARLTADYLDHQRHLMPVHEWPI, translated from the coding sequence ATGGGAAAGGAAGTGGCAGGCAACGGCTGCACGGCAGACGACTTCGCGCGTTTTCGACGGCGTCTGGGCGAAGAAACGCGGCATGCGCACACGGCATACTTCCGTGGCGCATTCGCCAACGACGCGCTGGTTGCCGGCTTCGAGCTCGAGGCCTGGCTGATTGGCCAGGACCTCCTGCCGGTGCCGCGCAACGTGTCGTTCCTGGCGCGCCTGGACAATCCGCTGGTCGTACCGGAGCTGTCACGCTTCAACGTCGAAATCAATGGGACGCCGCAGCCGCTGCATGGGAGCGCACTTTCACGACTGGAGAGCGAGCTTGTCGCGACCTGGGAGCAGTGTCAGCGCGTTGCCGCCGCTGACGAGAGCGCCCTGCTTGCCATTGGCACCCTGCCGACGCTGCGTGAAGAGGACCTTTCACTCAGCAACATGTCGCCGGCGCGGCGTTACGAGGTGCTCAACGAGCAGATTCTCCGGCTGCGTGGCGGGAGCCCGTTGAGCCTCAACATCACCGGCATCGACACGCTGTCCACCATCCACAGCGACGTCATGCTGGAAGCGGCGACGACTTCCTTTCAGGTGCATCTGCAGGTGCCTGCCGGCGAGGCCGCGCGTGCTTACAATGCCTCGCTGATCCTGGCGGCGCCATTGGTCGCACTGGCTGCCAATTCACCTTTCCTTTTCGAGCGTGCGCTGTGGCACGAGACGCGTGTGCCGCTCTTCGAACAGGCTGTGGACTGCTGCGACCCGGGGTGCCCACAGCACATGCGGGTGACCTTTGGCTCCGGCTACCTGATCGCCGATCCAACCGCCTGTTTCGCCGAGAATCTCGCCAGCTATGCCGTCCTGCTGCCTTTCGAGATCGCCGGGCCGGTTGAGTCCTACGCGCACCTGCGCCTGCACAACGGCACGATCTGGCGCTGGAACCGAATGCTCATCGGCTTCGATGACAGGGGCCAACCGCACCTGCGCATTGAGCAGCGGGTGATGCCCGCCGGTCCGAGCATCGTGGACATGATTGCCAACGCGGCCTTCTACTACGGCACGGTCCTCATGCTGATGCGGCAGCCGCTGGCCCCCGAAGCGCAGATCTCCTTTGCCCAGGCCCGTGAGAACTTTTACCGCGCCGCTCGCTACGGGCTCGATGCGCAGCTGCTCTGGTTGGGTAGCCAGCGAGTGTCGGCTGGCGAACTGCTCGAGCAGCAGTTGCTGCCACTCGCGCGCGCCGGACTTGAGCGCCTCGATCTGTCCACTGCCGATGTCGCGCGTTACATGGAGGTGATCGCCGGCCGTCTGCGCAGCCGGCGCAACGGCGCCGCCTGGCAGTTGGCCCACCACGCGCGGCACCACGACTTTGCCCGGCTGACCGCCGACTATCTTGATCACCAGCGCCACCTCATGCCGGTGCATGAGTGGCCGATTTGA
- a CDS encoding M14 family metallopeptidase, with translation MLTILDTLPERFLDTPASELHQIFGGPTLIHLPGRRQPALFVSVLLHGNEDSGVVALQRLLQRNGRRMLPRALSILIGNVAAARKGLRRLDGQPDYNRVWPGGHAHLDSPEAASMGEVHRLMRERGVFASIDIHNNTGLNPHYCVVNRLDQAVLHLSLLFSRTVVWFRGLAGTQTTSFSPLCPALTVECGKPGSEANAEHAARFVEACLHLSQFPSHDVHEHDIDLYHTLATVRVPAAVSFGFGFGASRTDIDFDPQLDHMNFRSLEPGTVFGHTRLPLPIGVIDERGCDVASEFFSCEEGRITLQRAATPAMLTLDEKVVRQDCLCYLMDRLPLANRQQHGRMLGSGA, from the coding sequence ATGCTGACCATCCTCGATACCCTGCCCGAACGCTTTCTCGATACCCCCGCCAGCGAACTGCACCAGATCTTCGGTGGCCCGACACTGATCCACCTGCCCGGCCGACGGCAGCCCGCACTGTTCGTCTCGGTGCTGCTGCACGGTAACGAAGACAGCGGCGTCGTCGCCTTGCAGCGCCTGCTGCAGCGCAACGGCAGGCGAATGTTGCCGCGTGCGCTGTCGATCCTGATCGGCAATGTCGCCGCTGCGCGCAAGGGACTGCGCAGGCTCGACGGGCAACCCGACTACAACCGCGTCTGGCCCGGAGGGCACGCGCATCTCGACTCGCCCGAAGCCGCCAGCATGGGCGAAGTGCATCGGCTGATGCGCGAACGAGGCGTTTTCGCCAGCATCGACATTCACAACAACACCGGCCTCAACCCGCACTATTGCGTCGTCAACCGGCTGGACCAGGCCGTCCTGCATCTGAGCCTGCTGTTCTCGCGCACGGTCGTCTGGTTCCGTGGCCTTGCCGGCACACAGACCACGTCGTTTTCGCCGCTCTGTCCGGCGTTGACGGTGGAATGTGGCAAGCCGGGCAGCGAGGCCAATGCCGAACACGCAGCACGTTTCGTCGAAGCGTGCCTGCACCTGTCGCAGTTTCCCTCGCATGACGTGCACGAACACGATATCGACCTCTATCACACGCTGGCCACCGTTCGCGTTCCCGCAGCGGTCTCCTTCGGCTTCGGCTTCGGCGCGTCGCGCACCGACATCGACTTCGACCCGCAGCTGGACCACATGAACTTCCGTTCGCTCGAGCCCGGAACCGTCTTCGGCCACACCCGGCTGCCGCTGCCGATTGGCGTCATCGACGAAAGAGGCTGCGATGTGGCCAGCGAGTTCTTCAGCTGTGAGGAGGGTCGCATCACCCTGCAAAGGGCGGCGACCCCGGCCATGTTGACCCTCGACGAGAAGGTGGTGCGTCAGGACTGCCTGTGCTACCTGATGGATCGCCTGCCACTTGCCAATCGGCAGCAGCACGGGCGCATGCTGGGCAGCGGCGCCTAG
- a CDS encoding putative toxin-antitoxin system toxin component, PIN family gives MRAVLDTNSVLDLLHFRDPFLCSLQAAIDSRLLQCFTDRHCLAELQRVSSYPRFRLTAVAQSALLDEYRRFALACEDPGEQEEDDPLPTCRDADDQKFLVLARRCRADLLLTRDQRLLQLDRRCRRRLPFRILTTRAACILLAGCPPQAESGAGDDRRPNARAR, from the coding sequence ATGCGCGCGGTTCTCGACACCAACAGCGTTCTCGACCTCCTGCACTTTCGCGATCCGTTCCTGTGCAGCCTGCAGGCAGCAATCGACAGCCGCCTGCTGCAGTGCTTCACCGACCGCCACTGCCTGGCTGAACTGCAACGGGTGAGCAGCTATCCGCGTTTTCGCCTGACGGCCGTGGCTCAGTCGGCGCTGCTCGACGAGTACCGCCGCTTCGCGCTCGCCTGTGAGGATCCAGGCGAGCAGGAAGAGGATGATCCCCTGCCGACGTGCCGCGACGCCGACGATCAGAAATTCCTGGTCCTCGCCCGGCGCTGTCGCGCGGACCTGCTGCTCACCCGCGACCAGCGCCTGTTGCAGCTGGATCGCCGCTGTAGACGGCGCCTGCCGTTCCGGATCCTGACCACAAGAGCTGCCTGCATCCTGTTGGCCGGTTGCCCGCCGCAAGCGGAAAGCGGCGCTGGCGACGACAGGCGGCCGAACGCACGAGCGCGCTAG
- a CDS encoding NAD(P)/FAD-dependent oxidoreductase, with amino-acid sequence MERIGAAVIGAGVTGLACARELARRGIETLILERNDSFGRETSSRNSEVMHAGLYYPRGSLKATLCTAGRRRLYDFCRSHAIAHRRCGKLIVATSSADEGRLAALLEQGQANGVDDLRWLSAAETRVLEPEVACTAALLSPSTGIIDSHGLMLALLGDAERAGAVLACRSPLLGGVIEAGAIVLECGGNDTVRLRCPLVINAAGLWAADVAASLVGFPPAALPVMHYAKGNYCALAGRAPFSRLVYPLPEPGGLGIHLTLDLAGQARFGPDVEWLPDPPPGGGLGAFDYSVSRERAAAFEKEVRRYWPGLPAGSLQPAYSGVRPKLAGRAAPAADFLIQGPPQHGIPGLVNLFGIESPGLTACLAIAEHVVGELQPG; translated from the coding sequence ATGGAACGGATTGGCGCAGCGGTCATCGGCGCCGGGGTCACAGGCCTGGCCTGCGCGCGTGAGCTGGCACGGCGAGGAATCGAAACACTGATTCTCGAACGGAACGACAGCTTCGGCCGCGAGACGAGTTCGCGCAACAGCGAGGTCATGCACGCCGGGCTTTACTACCCCAGAGGCTCGCTCAAGGCGACTCTGTGCACCGCTGGCCGGCGCCGGCTGTACGACTTCTGCCGCTCGCATGCCATCGCCCACCGCCGCTGCGGCAAGCTGATCGTCGCGACCAGCAGCGCCGACGAGGGAAGGCTGGCGGCGCTGCTGGAACAGGGCCAAGCCAATGGCGTCGACGACCTGCGCTGGCTCAGCGCCGCCGAGACTCGCGTTCTCGAGCCCGAAGTGGCGTGCACCGCCGCCCTGCTCTCGCCGTCCACCGGCATCATCGACAGCCACGGCCTGATGCTGGCGCTGCTCGGCGATGCCGAGCGCGCCGGGGCGGTGCTTGCCTGCCGCAGTCCACTCCTCGGTGGCGTGATCGAAGCGGGCGCCATCGTTCTCGAATGCGGGGGCAACGACACAGTGCGGCTGCGCTGCCCGCTGGTGATCAACGCCGCCGGTCTCTGGGCTGCCGACGTGGCCGCGTCGCTGGTCGGCTTTCCGCCCGCAGCGTTGCCGGTCATGCACTACGCCAAGGGCAACTACTGCGCCCTCGCGGGCCGCGCGCCGTTTTCGCGACTGGTGTACCCGCTGCCGGAACCTGGCGGGCTGGGGATTCATCTGACCCTCGACCTCGCCGGGCAGGCGCGTTTCGGGCCCGACGTCGAGTGGCTGCCCGACCCGCCGCCCGGAGGTGGACTCGGCGCCTTTGACTACAGCGTCAGCCGCGAACGCGCTGCCGCCTTCGAGAAGGAGGTCCGCCGCTACTGGCCCGGGCTGCCGGCAGGCAGCCTGCAGCCGGCCTACTCCGGGGTACGGCCGAAGCTTGCTGGCCGCGCTGCGCCGGCTGCCGACTTCCTGATCCAGGGGCCACCACAGCATGGCATCCCTGGCCTGGTGAACCTGTTCGGCATCGAGTCCCCCGGCCTCACCGCCTGCCTCGCGATCGCCGAGCACGTCGTCGGCGAACTGCAGCCCGGGTAG
- a CDS encoding DUF1415 domain-containing protein — MHSQSQPSHDEVIARTRDWLERAVIGLNLCPFAKGVHAKGQIRYVVSSAANDESLLDDLQLELLALCAIPADEVDTTLLIHPWALTDFADFLRFLDLVDVVLQTHRLHGVLQVASFHPDYVFADCAAEDITNHTNRSPFPTLHLLREASLDRAVTAFPEAAMIYERNLQTLRQLGADGWQALAAGVSRAAKE; from the coding sequence ATGCACAGCCAATCCCAACCGAGCCACGACGAGGTCATCGCCAGGACGCGGGATTGGCTCGAGCGCGCCGTGATCGGGCTCAACCTCTGTCCCTTTGCCAAGGGTGTTCACGCCAAGGGGCAGATCCGCTACGTCGTGAGCTCGGCAGCGAACGACGAGTCGCTGCTCGACGACCTGCAGCTGGAATTGCTCGCGCTCTGCGCGATCCCTGCCGACGAGGTCGACACGACGCTGCTGATCCATCCGTGGGCCTTGACCGACTTCGCCGACTTCCTGCGCTTCCTCGATCTGGTCGATGTCGTCCTGCAGACCCATCGCCTGCATGGCGTCCTGCAAGTGGCCAGCTTCCATCCCGACTACGTCTTCGCGGACTGCGCGGCCGAAGACATCACCAACCATACCAACCGCTCACCGTTTCCGACGCTGCACCTGCTGCGCGAGGCCAGTCTTGACCGGGCGGTGACGGCTTTTCCCGAAGCGGCGATGATCTATGAGCGCAACCTGCAAACGCTGCGGCAGCTTGGTGCCGACGGCTGGCAGGCACTCGCAGCCGGGGTTTCACGAGCGGCCAAGGAGTAG
- the arfB gene encoding alternative ribosome rescue aminoacyl-tRNA hydrolase ArfB: MPELPLRVEVRAEEVEITAVRAQGAGGQNVNKVSNAIHLRFAIATSSLPDELKRRLLLWRDQRISGDGVVIIKAQAHRSLERNRDDALCRLRELIARAASVTPPRRPTRPTSSSQKRRLDSKRQRGAVKLLRARVSDER, translated from the coding sequence ATGCCCGAGTTGCCGCTACGCGTCGAAGTGCGCGCGGAGGAAGTCGAGATCACTGCCGTACGCGCGCAGGGTGCCGGCGGCCAGAACGTGAACAAGGTATCGAACGCGATCCATCTGCGTTTCGCCATCGCCACCTCGTCGTTGCCCGATGAGCTGAAACGGCGTTTACTGCTCTGGCGCGACCAACGAATCAGTGGCGACGGCGTGGTGATCATCAAGGCACAGGCCCACCGTAGCCTGGAGCGCAACCGGGACGATGCACTGTGCCGTCTGCGCGAACTGATCGCCCGCGCGGCTTCGGTCACGCCGCCGCGCCGACCGACGCGGCCGACCAGCAGTTCACAGAAGCGGCGGCTGGACAGCAAGCGGCAGCGTGGCGCAGTGAAACTGCTGCGCGCGCGGGTCAGCGACGAGCGCTGA
- a CDS encoding secondary thiamine-phosphate synthase enzyme YjbQ encodes MAYQESFDIHSRGRGTIEITAEVGRIARAAGVPTGIAHVFVLHTSCSLLLTENADPSVRRDLETLAGRWAPDADPAYQHDCEGDDDMAAHGRSILAGVSVTVPVSHGALRLGTWQGIYLWEHRTVPHRRRVVVTVVG; translated from the coding sequence ATGGCCTATCAGGAGAGCTTCGACATCCACAGCCGCGGTCGCGGCACCATCGAGATCACAGCCGAGGTGGGGCGCATTGCACGCGCTGCGGGGGTGCCTACCGGTATCGCGCACGTTTTCGTCCTGCACACCAGTTGCTCACTGCTGTTGACCGAGAACGCCGATCCATCGGTTCGCCGAGACCTGGAGACCCTGGCCGGGCGCTGGGCTCCCGACGCCGATCCGGCGTATCAGCATGACTGCGAGGGTGACGACGACATGGCGGCACACGGGCGCAGCATCCTCGCCGGAGTGTCGGTGACGGTGCCGGTGAGCCATGGCGCACTGCGCCTGGGAACCTGGCAGGGAATCTATCTCTGGGAACACCGGACGGTCCCCCATCGGCGGCGGGTGGTGGTTACCGTCGTCGGCTGA